One Diceros bicornis minor isolate mBicDic1 chromosome 26, mDicBic1.mat.cur, whole genome shotgun sequence DNA segment encodes these proteins:
- the LOC131422259 gene encoding salivary gland specific protein SAGSIN1, with product MAAALSGLAVRLSRSAAARSYGVFCKGLTRTLLIFFDLAWRLRINFPYLYIVASMMLNVRLQVHIEIH from the coding sequence ATGGCGGCGGCTCTGTCGGGCCTGGCTGTCCGGCTCTCGCGCTCGGCCGCCGCCCGCTCCTATGGGGTGTTCTGCAAGGGGCTGACCCGCACGCTGCTCATCTTCTTCGACCTTGCCTGGCGGCTCCGCATCAACTTCCCCTACCTCTACATCGTGGCTTCCATGATGCTCAACGTCCGCTTGCAG